A stretch of DNA from Nitrospinota bacterium:
TATTCTGAGGAAACATGATTTCCTTACGGATGTAAGGATAATCACCATTCCCGATCACGCAAAAAAGACGGTCGATATATATATCCATACGCGGGATCAGTGGTCCTTTATTGCTGGAGGGACATATGGCGGAACTTCCGAAAACCAGGAGTTTGGATTGGATATCGGCGAAAAGAATCTGTTCGGCCGAGGCCAGACACTGAATTACTCGATACGTCGCTCAAATGAAGGTTATAGCCATACCATAGGCTTCACGGATTCTACCGTGATGAATACCAGGTATAACTTCGGGTTGGCGCATAATATTTTTCAGGATGAACTACAGTATGAGGCGAAATTTGAAAAACCTTTTTACTCCATCTCTACCAAAAAAGCCCACGGAATAAAATATTTCTTCAAGGATCACAGCGAGCCGAGATTCGATTTCAGGAATTACCGCCTGGAAGCATTTTACGGGCAGAGCGTGGAACTTCGAGGAGATGATATTTTGAGGGCGCAACTGATACTCTCTCTCGGTGAACAGGTGGTGAAAAGGGATGACAGGAGGATCGTTACCAACCGCGACAACAAGGCTGTCGCCGCCATAGATTTTCACCTGGATCCTTTCAATTATGAAAAAACCACCTACCTTGAAAAATACAGGGAGGTAGAGGATGTACGAATTGGTCCTTTGATAGAGCTAAAACTTGGCAAAAGATTTGAAACGCTAGGCTCCACATCCCCGGAGGCCGCAGGAGAGATATCGATCGAGAAAAATTTCAAGCTGAACAGGCGCGATTTTTTCACCTCAACATTTATTTCAAGGTGGTTCGACAGGGAATTCAACCAGGAATATTATGAGCTCGACCTGAAATATTATTGGCGTGACTTTAAATACCAGTCGATAGTTTTTCATTTGTCCACCGCAAGACTGGAGAGTGATACCAACAGTTTTCAGATAGGGGGAACCACGGGGCTTCGGGGATTCAAAAAGGATCAGTTTGAAGGCAAGGAAAAACTGATCATAAACATTGAAGACCGGATATTTACATACAAATCATTTTATTACGGGATATTCGAACCTGGATTTGTTCTGTTCATGGACTTGGGGAATACCTGGGATAAGGGGAAAGGGGACAAGTTCGATTACCTCTACCGCTCGGTTGGAGCCGGTTTCAGGCTAGCACTTTTGAAAGCGCCCGGTATCAGCTTGATACGGGTCGATTTTGGCATACCGCTTGGTTCCGATAATTCGCCGATAATAACAGTCGGCGTGGACGGCTTTTTCTGATACGGGAAAAGCGCAGTGTACGCGCTATTAATGGTGAAGAGTGGAGGAGTCGCCAGTCGAAGTTGACGGTGACTCAGAGAGGGAATCCCTCATGAGATTGTATGCCTGATCAGGTTTTTCCATGCATATGGCAAGTATTTGATCGGCCAGCCTTGAAATTTCAAACCTCCTTTTATGTCTGCTTTTAAGCACGGAAATTTTGGGATGCGTGGTGTTCTCAAGTTTTTCCGAAGATGTCATAAGCTCCTCGTGAAGTTTTTCACCAGGCCGAAGTCCCGTATATGTAATGCTTATTTCCTTTCCTGGGGTGAAGCCGGCGAGTTTTATCACATCTTCCGCGAGGTCCGCTATCCTTACCGGTTTGCCCATATCGAGGATCATTGTATCGCCATCCTCGCCTATGAGCGTGGATTGTAGGATTAGGAGCACAGCCTCCGGTATTGTCATGAAGTAGCGGGTGATATCCCGGTGCGTAACTTTCACAGGCCCACCGTTCTTTATCTGATTTTTAAAGATCGGAATTACGCTCCCATTACTCCCAAGCACGTTGCCGAATCTGACCGAGAGAAACTTCGTATCGCTTTTTTCAGAGAGGTATGTCGTATATATCTCTCCGAGTCTTTTTGTCCATCCCATCACATTGGCAGGATTCACGGCCTTGTCGGTAGAGATGAATACAAAAGCTTCCGCCGAGTTATCGTGGGCCATATCCCCTACGTTCTTGATGCCGGCGACATTGTTATGAATAACTTCGTCCACGTTCATTTCCATAAGCGGTACATGTTTCAGCGCCGCCGCGTGGTAAACCATGTGAGGTTTGTGCTTTGCGAATATTTTTTCAACCTTTGTCCTGTCGGTAACATCCGAGCAGTAAAAGGTGGCTGGAATGTTCGGTGCTAGCTCCTTCAGTTCCTGTTGCAGGTAGAAGAGCGGTGTTTCCCCGATGTCCACGCAGATGAGTTCGGATGGTTTGAACTCGATTACCTGTTTGCAAAGCTGGCTTCCTATGGACCCTGCCGCGCCGGTAACGAGCACCCTCTTGCCGATAAACATCCCCTCGATCATCGTATAGTCTATCTTTACAGGCTCTCTTCCAAGGAGATCATCGATTGAAATATCCTTTAGCTGTGAAACGCCGACATTTTGATGAAGCACATCAAGATAGTTCGGGATAGTCCTGCACTGTACGCCGAGTCTCTGGCAGGTCATGTATGCTTTCGTTAGAGAGTCCTTGTCGGGATTGGAGGCTATCATCAGTTCGTCTATATGGAACCGGCTAATTAGCGCCTCAAGGTCGTCAAGGTTTCCAAGGTGGTGTACATCGTGAATTATGATGCCATTGTAGTTGGGGTCGTTATCAATGAGGCCGACTATATGGAATGGGTTTCCGGACTGGGAAGAGAGTATGGAACGTACCAGCATCTCACCCCTCACGTCAGCGCCGTAGATCAATACCCGTTTTGAATTCTTTGAGTATTTCGTTTTCCAGAGGCGATTTCCGAACATTCCGGCGAATACGCTGTGAAGCAGCTGTTTGGAATAAAAGATCCTTATCAGGATCCTGAATGCGCCTACAAAGGAGATGGCAAGGAAAGTATCAATCAGGAGCACCGCGCGCGAAATCGATTGGCCAGGGTAGAGGAAAGCAAATCCGCCTACGATGAGCAGGAGCGAGAGTAACGATGCCCTTATGATCTTCGCCATGTCGATGATGCCTGTATATCTCCATGGGCCGGTATGCAAACCGACCGATGCGAAAACGAGTATCTTTATCAGGATTATCGGAATTATGGTCGATCGATAGATTGAAATCGCAAACGGGTTCATCCCTTCGAAACGGAGTAGATATGCGCAGGTGTATGAAGAGAAAAGGAGTATAAGATCGCCAAGGAGAATAATGACCCTGTTTAGAGTAAAGATGTTTGCGAATTTCATATGTCCGATATTATATAGCAGTATATCTTTCTATGCATCGGGCAAAAATGACGGGCATGAGGCTGGAAAATCGATGGCCGACAAATATCCGGGCAAGGATGGACGACCATTATTTAGTGAACTTGGATGCTAAAAGGTTTTGATGCTCAAGAAACCTTGGTGCCGCAACTGCTGCAGAATTTCGCCGATGTCTCAAGTTTATTCCCGCAGGCGGAGCAGAATTTTTTCACGGCTGATTCAGATTTCATAGCGGTGACCTTTGCCCCTTCTGATTCGGAAGCCTTTTTGTATGAATCTATCTCCTTCATCAGTTTTATCGCGTCGGCTTCGTATCTGTTTTTCAGCTGTAAATAATCCTCTTCATCTATTTTTCCGGTCTCGAATTCAAATTCAAGGTCCTTTATGGTCAGAAGAGATGTATCTTTGCGATAAAGGAGCTTATGGTATTCATCCCCCTCAAGTATCCCTGTATAGAGTGCAGATTCCGGCCTGTAAATAGGATATCCAAGGTAAGCGATAAGCGCGACAAGTATCAATAATTCAATAGCTAGCATTATGTGTCCAAATTCCTTAATTCTTCTTTCAGTTTATCTGCATAGGGGTCGTTCACATCTTTTCCCCCCGCAATAGCGATAGAACTCTTGGATGTTATCCTCTTTGTCCATGTTTTCAAAACTAAAACTATCAGGAGGCCTACCACGAGAATGGCGAGAAACGGGGTAATCCACGCAAAGATATTGAAACCCTTGAAAGAGGGGCTGGCCATTATCGCCTCACCCTTCAGAGAAACGAGTTTGGCAATAACCTCCTCGCGGCTTAGGCCGGAAACGACTGATTCACGAACCTCCTGCCGTACCGGAATGGCGAAACCGCAGTTTTCGTGGGGGCAGGTCTTTATGGTGGTTCCGCACCCGCAGAGACACGACATATTTGAGCATAGATCCTGAAAGAGAGCTTCGTTCTCAGCAGCAGTTCTTGGTATTTCAGTTACGCCCCAGGCGGAGGTTGATAGCAGTGCCACAAGTAATAATGCCAATTTATTCATCGGGGTAGTTTAGCATACGTAACCGCCGGTAAAACTCTTTTTTCAGCAATATTGAACGGTTTATTACATTTTACTAAAACCCTGGGGGACTATTTATTGACCCCGGCGACGGCAGGGCTTAATATATCCCCCTGACTTTTACCCGTATAACGGGATTTTTGGGAGAGACATTGTGAATTATTTTGACCGACTAGGGTTTATATCATCCCGCTCTACAATGGGATCTGATATCAGCCTTGTTTTGGCGGTTGTTTTTACATCCATGTTCATTTATGCGGGCTACCTGGCGAGGCAGGGGGACGGCATGGTGCATAGAAGGGTGATATTCGGCTCGATGACCGCGATGTTCGGCTATTTTATTTATTACTATAAAATCAGGCGGCTCGGGTATGTCAGCTTTTCGGATCAGCTTGGGATGAGCGGTGAAAATTCGCTAAGGTCGGCATTATTCAAACCGGTCTTATTGCTCCACTTTACGATTGTCTCCCTTTCCACCTTTGCCTCTTTTTACACGGTAATTTCCGGCATCAGAGGCGCTGTGTCAAGAGGTGGCAAACTCATACTGGAAAAAACAAGGTTACCGCTGTCGAGACCGCTCTGGATAGCGGGGCTCGTTTGGCTCGGCTTGTTGTTGTGGTGGGTCTTTTACTGGTGGGGAGGGGTTCACCGCGGCGACCTCGGCCTCACCTACAAGTTGATGTTCGTAATGCTTGGATATGCCATCCCTGCCGCAATAGCCTTGACGATTCATAAAGTATTTCCATTTGCCGAGGAGAGACACAGGTTCATGGGGAGGCTAACCGTGGGACTTTTCATCACGCTGCTCTTCACCAGTATTGCGACCTATTCGCTCCTTTATGTATTTTGACATGTTTTTTTGAGAGGGTTTTAAATTGTAAAGAACATATATGTCCTTCTGGACAATTCAAAATATTCGCTTTGGAGCCTCGATTTTGCGATAGAACTAGCGAAGGAATCGGGGGGAACTCTTATAGGTAATCATGCCTACGCCGCGAAACTTCACGAGGACAGGTTCATTCAGATGGAGCCCGGCCTCCCCGAAAAGTACCAGGAACCGACAGAGCTTCAGAAACAGAGGGATATTCACGGTTCGCTGATAGAGAAGGGGCTTGAGCTTATTTCCGATTCCTATCTCGATGTGTTCCAGAAGAGATGCGATGAGAATGGCGTAACCTGTCAAAGAAAGATGTCTGAAGGAAAGAATTACTCGGAGCTTGTGAAAGATATCCAGGGGTCAAATTACGACCTGGTTGCGATGGGGGCGCGAGGCCTCGGCTCGGTGAAAACCACACAGCTCGGCTCCGTCTGCGAGAGGGTAACGAGAAGGATAAAGGTAGATACCCTGATAATGAAAAACAGCATTAAGGTCCGGGGGGGGCATATTGTGGTCGGCATCGATGGAAGCGAGGAGTCGTTCTCGGCCATGCGGACAGCTATCCAATTGAACAAGATTATGGGGTGCCGGATATCGGCGCTGGCGGTCTTCGATCCCGATTTCCATTACACGGTATTCAACAGCATTGCCAAGGTGCTGTCGGAAGAGGCAGGCAAGGTTTTCAAATTCAAGGAGCAGGAGAAGCTCCATGAGGAGATAATCGATTCCGGTCTGGAAAAAATATATAAGGACCACCTTGACCAGGCAGTGGCGATGGCCAAAGCCGAAGGGGTTGAGGTCGAAGCCGAAGTCCTTTCAGGAAAGGCGTTCGATGCTCTGCTTGACTGGATAGAGGGGAAGGAGATCGCCCTCCTTCTTCTTGGAAGGGTCGGCGTACATTGCGATAACGGCCTCGATATAGGTTCAAACGCCGAGAACCTTCTTAGGAACGCGGATTGCAACATCATGCTTTTCAGCAGCAAGGTGAAGCCGGAATCAAAGGACTATGAAAAGGGGGAACGCATTGAATGGGAAGCGGGCGCCCTGAAGATGCTGGAGCGGGTCCCATCTTTCGTAAGGAACATGGTGAAAGGGCATATAGAGGCCAATGCGCGGAAAAAGGGGATGGATAAAATAACCGAAGAGTACGTTGTAGAACAGCGCAAGAAAATGATGGGGCGGTAAAGTGTCGTTCATACCTTACGCGGTATCCTGGAACCTTACAAAAAGCTGTAACCTCGCCTGCAAACACTGCTATATAGACGCAACCGTCCGCGGGACAGGTGGGGACGATGAGCTTTCGACGGAAGAGACATACAAGATACTCGAACAGATAGCCGGTGTGAATCCCGGCGTGGTGCTGATACTCACCGGCGGCGAACCCCTCATGAGAAGGGACATTTACGACATATGTAAAAAGGCCTCCTCCCTCGGAATGATGGTTGTTCTCGGAACGAACGGGACGATGATCACAAAAGAAGCTGTCGCGAAGCTGAAGGCGTCAGGCGTTTCCGGCATCGGGATAAGCATAGACTCCCTAAAGGCCGAAGTGCACGATGCGTTCCGAGGAAGCCCCGGCTCCCTGGCAAAGGGGATGGAGGGGCTAAAACTGGCGCGCGATGGCGGGCTGGAGATACAGGTGCAGACTTCGGTCTCACATGAAAATGCCGAAGAGATACCGCTCATCGCCGAATGGGCGCACAGACTCGGGGCGAGGGTGTTCAATCTCTTCTTTCTCGTATGCACAGGAAGAGGGGAGACCGTCACCGATATCTCGCCGGAGGGTTATGAAAAGATACTGAAATGGTCAGCCGACAACCAGGGTTCCTTTGAAGGGATGATGATAAGGCCGAAATGCGCCCCGCACTTCAAGCGAATACTCTACCAGGCCGACAAGGAGAACCCCCTGCTGAATACATATATCGCCGCATGCAGGGCCGGAACGCATTACTGCCGGATTACGCCGGAGGGGAAGGTTTCCCCCTGTCCGTACATGCCGGATGTGGCGGGGGACCTTAAAAGCGACGATTTCGGCAAAATATGGGGCTCATCGGAGGAGTTTGTCCGGCTCAGAACCCCTGAGTACGGCGGTAAATGCGGAATCTGTCAGTACCGTCTTATGTGCGGCGGATGCAGGGCGAGGGCGCACGCAACGCTTGGCGATATCATGGCAGAGGATCAGTGGTGCGTGTATGAGCCGCTCTCCGAGGAAGAGGCGATAAGGAACGTAGATACGGAATCGAAGTTCGATTCAAGCGCAACCCCGACGCCTTTAAGCGATAAATGGAGCGATGAGGCGAAAGAGAAAATGGGGAAAATGCCGGTATTCGCCCGGGCCATAGTACAGAAAACGGTCGAGAAATATGCAGATGAGAAAGGGATAAATGAAATTACGGTCGAGGTGATGAGAACAGCCGCCCCGGCGCCGGGTCCTTTCGCAAAAAGCATCGAGGAGGCGAAGAAGAGTGAGCCGGTCACTGGCGAACTGGAGTGGGACGACGACGCACGGGAGAGGGTAAAGAACTCCCCCGATTTCGTGAGGCCCGGCATACTGAAGCTGATGCAGAAGCGGGGGAAAGAGCGGGGGCAGAAGAGAATCACATCCGAATTCCTCACTGAGATACGAAACGAGTCGATGATGCTTGTCACCCGTAGGATGAAGAAGCTCGGATTCAGCGAGCTGGACATGAAATCGTGGGACGCGGCAAAGGAGAAGTTCAGCAAGGTTCCCCACAAACTGAGCGTGATAGACAGGATAACGGGCGCCTTGAAAAGCCGGGAGAAGCCGAATGAGATGATACTGGAAAAATTCGGAACATATTTCGAGGATGATTCCGAGAAGATCGGCTGGACGAAAGAGGCGCGAGAGAGGCTCGATAAGACCCCTTTCTTCGTAAGGAAAAAGGCGAAAGATTTTATCGAAAATTACGCGAAGGAGCATGGCTACAAGTACATCACCGATACAGCGGTAAATGAAGCGATGGAAAAGCTCCCCTTTGCCAAAATGATGAAACGGTCATGAAGGAATATCTGAAACAGGGGTCGGCAACTTCACTGTCATCCCCGCGAATGCGGGAATCCAGGTGCCCATCTGTTGCCTCCTGTTCGAAAGCAGGCGCAAACACCATCTGCATTTGGCAGGATTTTCAGGAAGGTTATTAAAACTATGGACAACAACGAAACGCAACAGCCATTTTTCGGAAAGTCGCTGAAGATAATAGGGGGGCTTTTCTTTTTCATGCTTGTCGGGGTGATGCTCATCGCCTATTCCACTCCGCATAACGTGACGGAAGCGGATATTCAGCGCGCCAAGGATAAGGATCACGCCACCATTAAGGAGGCAACCGATAAAAATCCCTCCCCGCAGAAGATGGACGGCAAGCTCGGCCCGGTGATCGTATACACTCTCAACGCGACGGAAGAGGGGAAGTGGGCGCACTTCAGTTTTGAGACAGGTGAATTCTCCTCAGACGAGAAAATAAAGCGGGATACCCTGGACTGGGATATCGCCTTCAGCAGGGCAAAGATAGTCACAAACGGCGGCATCACGAATCCGAAGGGGAAGGCCGGGTTGGCGCTGGCAAAGAGTTTTGACTTCGCGTCGGTTGTTGAAGCCCCCAAAGATGGATATCTCCCCGACCAGCCGGCGGAGAACGTCACAAGGGCGAGAAATCCGATAATAGAAAAATGGTATGACTACAACTTCTGGAAGCACCGCCTTTCTCCGCTAGGGACCGTGTACATAATGAGGACGGCAAACGGCGGATACGCGAAATTCCAGATTCTTGATTACTACTGCGAAAAAATTCCAGCCTGCTACACGATAAAGTACCAGTACGACGGAAGAGGCAAAGCCTCCTTCAAAGAGTGATTTGTTGACCAGTAATTTGCTGTAAGCGATCATTCGATTATCCGGCATAGCCGAAATAACAGTCGTGCAATCGTCATGCTGTGTCTATTTCGATGATATTTACCTACTCATCGGATGCAAATTAAAAGATACTGTAAATATCCGTGGAAAAGGTTGGGACCCGGCCTGAGGTTGGGGTAATGGTGAATGGCCGGGTCCCGTCAAGTATCCAGTGCAATAAGGGGTGAGCTTTTGCCTGTTACTATCCTTTAGTTACTTTTTGCAGGAACATGTTTCATCGAAACGACGATTTGTCTCCCTTTCGGCGAATTGGCGAAATCGATGAACTCCTTCACGGAGCCGGTCGGTTCCCCTTTGGTTATGATGTTGTAATCTTCGTAGTATCCGTATTTTCCGGGGAGCGTCTCCTCCGTAGGGAGAACACCGTCAATAGTGAGAACCTTCACATCGGGAGTATCGTATCCGTATAACTGCATTCCGATGGCGTCGACGTTCTCGCTTACCAGGACGTTTGTGCCGGTAACAGGATTCCCCTTGGTCTGCGGAATTATCCTGTTTACTTTCGGGCCGGGCGAGGCAGCCTGATAAGACATCGTTTCTGTCACGCAGGGGGGGAGCATTACATTGCGGATGGCGCTATCGGTTCCCCCCACCTCTTTCCAATTTGTTATCTGGCCGCTTAGTATCCCTTCAAGCTGTTCCTTTGAGAGGCCGTTTACAGGATTGGCTTTGTTCACCACCATGACTATAGGGGCCTTGGCAATTACGCTGCTTTCTACCCCCTTCGGGAGGGTATGGCTGGAGAAGTTGAATGTGCTTACCCCGATGTTCACTTCTCCGTCGCTCGCTTTTACCACTCCGCTCCTGCACGATCCGGTGGAGACAATGACCTCTGTGCCTGTCTCCGCCTTGAAAGCCTCGCCAAGTTTTGTGGCAAGCGGCGCCGAACATGGATCGCCGTGGATCGTAAGCTTCCCGGCGGCTTTTCCGTATGCCGGGACCGATATTGAAAAAATAGAAACCGCGAGAATCAGTTTTCCTACAGTTTTCTTGCTCATGCTGTCACTCCATTTGAAATATTGTTAAAAAGCAACATTGACGTTTACCTGTGTCCTTGAGATCTTGGTTTTCCCGCTTAGGGCGTTGGTGTTTTCATCCGTGGTGATCAACTCGTTCTTTGTTTTGTGCTCATACAGCCGGATATCGATAGTCGCCCCTTGCTGGGTGTAAATGTCGAACTGTATCTTCGAGCCGGTGAAGTTCGACGAATTCGGAAAATCGTCCTGCGCCCATGTCCCCATGAGTGGAACGGAGGCGTAGCCGATATCGTAGTAGCAGTACCTGATCCCGAAAGATTCCATCAGCCTCAGGTTGATGAAGGCGACAAGGCCGGAGGTGTCGGGGCTCTTCGCGTTATCCCCCCCTCTCTCTTCCACCTTTACATCCGAAAGCATGTACTCAATCCCGACTTTTGCCAGACCGATCTTTACCTCTGTACCGAGATAGTTGTAGGTGGCGTCTCCACCAGGAATGTCGGTCAGTGTTTCAGCCGGATCCCTGTCCGTTTCGTCCGCTATCAGCGAGGCAACAGTAAGTTTAATTCCCGCATTTCCGATCTTTCTGCCGTGGTCCATGGTTATTAGCGAAGCGATATCATTTGACGCCTTATGGTCGTTGTTAGCTACGGTAAACCTTCCAACCGAAAACCCCGATCTGGCCTCGTTGTATACTGCGTTGTAGCCGAGCGCTATTCCACCTGGATTGAAATCGCCGTCTATCCATGTTTCCAATATTTGCTTGGTTGGTAATGAATTCTTTCCCGCCCAGGTCCAGAATCCGCCACTTTTGAATTTAACGTATGCCTTGTCCGTGCCGAAGTTGGCATTGCCTAGCGCTTTTGCCTCTCCCGGTCCGTCGCTAAGTGTCTGGTGGGGGGAGTGGAGGTCGTTTGAACCTGTTGCCAGCCTGAATCCTGCTTCCACATTGGGGCCACCGCTGTATACCCCCCCGATGCGGAGCCTGACTCTTTCGCGGGTTCTCTGCATTGAGTTGTCCCCTGTTTTTGATTCGTTGTTGTCCACTTCATAGCGGAAACGGAGATCGCCGAGGAGATCCAGCTTTTTATCGCCATCCTTCCAGACGGTTTTCTCCGCGAAAGAGTTCCCCGCCCCCGCAAGGAGAGCAAACATCATTACGAAAGCAAAAACATGAATTCTGAAATGTAAATTTAGCACGCAGTAATTTCCCCTATGAAATAATTGATAACCTTTACGGCCGAACCGTGTCCCCCCTGTTGCATATATCTGCAAACCTTTTGCATCTATTTTGTGTCCTTATATGCTACCAGCCGTTCAAAATTATTGAAAGGCTTGCCGTCGGCCTCAATATACGGATCGGGTCCGAAGTAGTTTAGAGGCACCCCAGCCTGCGCCGGGGAGAGGATGATATCCCGCCCTACGCTGAAGGTGATCCGATTTTCGCATATTGATCCCCAGAAGTAATCCTTCTTTGATAGATCCTTTCGCGCTTCGGAGATGTCAACGGGAATCCAGCCGTAACCGGCGATGAAGAATTTCGCCCAGCAGTGGTAACCCCCTTTTTTCAAGTCGGCCTGGGATTTTCCGGGGGTGAGCGGGTAGCCCATTTCGAATTTTACCGGTATTCCTTCAGAGCGCATCATCGAGGCAAATAGTGAGTGGAAATCGGTGCAGTTGCCGTAGCCTTCCCCTTTTCCTTCAATCGACAGGCAGACGCGGTTTACGTCACCTTGTCCCCAGCCCGGGATCTCTTTGTTGTAGTTCATCTTCGCCAGAATGTACTGGTAAATGGCGTTGGCCTTTTCAATCTCGGTATTTTTACCGGCCGTCGCCTCTTTTGCCATTTTTCTTATAGAGTCGTTGATTATCTCCATCCGTGAGGATTCCATATACGGAGACATTGCTTCGGGATCGGTCGGTATGCCGCTCGTATATGAAAGATCTATCTTCTTTGCGGTTCTTTCCAGCCTTTTTACCATGTATGAAGCCTTGAAGCTGAAACCTTTAGGGTCGGGGTCCTTTATCGCCATGTAAAGCATGCCGTTGCCGTACTTCGTTTCGTAGCTGACTTTTACCTGTGAAGGGGCGTCGATTGTGACCCCTGATATCTCCTGATCCTCGTTTGTAGGCGGATAGGGGATCCACATATTGATCTCTTTGGTTCCCTTGGCGACTTCAGGCACGTTTACGACGTATTCCAGCGTGAAGGATCTGCTGTTTCCGTTTTCAACTGTGTGGCTGTTCGTTTTGGCAATGGTGACAGCCGGTATCGACACCAGAATCACTATTGCAAGTATAATCGCCAAACCTTTTATAATCTTCATTTTCCAAACACCTCAATCTTTCAAGTAAATTAAACATCTGTCGCGCAAAACATTGAGAAGAGGGAAGGAGTCGTGATGGCTGAATGTGAGCATCTGAAAATATCAGAATTTCACGCGCACAACCTTCTCAAAAGCGGGGCCGTGAGGCCTCGAATGAAAAAGAGGGTTCCTTCCCCTTCTTAGGAGGTGAAGGATGGAGGGGGGCGGATCCTGAAGGATCGAGATTCACCGGATTTTCCGGCTATGGTCTGATATGTAATTACAATTTCATGATTGATAACCGCTGTAACTTCAAGCTCGGCTTCAAAAAGATAGTCGACCCTCTTAAGAAGCCCAAGCTCAATGACCGGGCTATTCTGGTCTTGTGAAAGGAAGTTTTTCTCGCCACTTTTTAAAGGGAAAAGGAACGGGGTAGCCGAATGTATGTTCGGTTTGACTTCGAGAGTTGCCAAATGCAGCGTAGGCTGGAGAAAAGTTTCAAAAACAACACCCTGCTGTTCGGTAACATCTTCAAGCGTAATCCAGTAGTTGTTGCCGGAACGGCCTGTGGCGTCCTTATCGGCTCCAGCGAGGACAAGCTCGAAATGGATAATATCTCCCGTATGGTCGGCATTGGCCGTAGCAGGAAATAGAAATCCCGCCAGGGCAACAAGGAGCATTCCAAATCTGAAAGGTTTATTCATACCCTAAAAAGTATGAGCATATTTGCCGGGAATATCAAGGGGGAATATTATAACCATCTGAATGTAATGGACTAATTCACTCCGGGGTTACTTGCTTTTTGATAAATAGTCGGTGAATTTTCGGAGCTACCGGTGTAAAATTCAATTTTCAATATAGGGGAGCGCAGATTTGAAATTCATGACACGACGCTATATCCTCGCCCTGGGGATAATTGCGCTCCTTGCCGTTTTGATGAGTTTCTTCCTTAACCGGGTAATAACATCCCAACAAACAACCGCCGCCGTAATAAATATCAGCGGCGGGCAGAGGATGCTTTCCCAAAGGATAATCTACTACTCCGTGA
This window harbors:
- a CDS encoding zinc ribbon domain-containing protein, which gives rise to MLAIELLILVALIAYLGYPIYRPESALYTGILEGDEYHKLLYRKDTSLLTIKDLEFEFETGKIDEEDYLQLKNRYEADAIKLMKEIDSYKKASESEGAKVTAMKSESAVKKFCSACGNKLETSAKFCSSCGTKVS
- a CDS encoding polysaccharide biosynthesis protein, with the protein product MKFANIFTLNRVIILLGDLILLFSSYTCAYLLRFEGMNPFAISIYRSTIIPIILIKILVFASVGLHTGPWRYTGIIDMAKIIRASLLSLLLIVGGFAFLYPGQSISRAVLLIDTFLAISFVGAFRILIRIFYSKQLLHSVFAGMFGNRLWKTKYSKNSKRVLIYGADVRGEMLVRSILSSQSGNPFHIVGLIDNDPNYNGIIIHDVHHLGNLDDLEALISRFHIDELMIASNPDKDSLTKAYMTCQRLGVQCRTIPNYLDVLHQNVGVSQLKDISIDDLLGREPVKIDYTMIEGMFIGKRVLVTGAAGSIGSQLCKQVIEFKPSELICVDIGETPLFYLQQELKELAPNIPATFYCSDVTDRTKVEKIFAKHKPHMVYHAAALKHVPLMEMNVDEVIHNNVAGIKNVGDMAHDNSAEAFVFISTDKAVNPANVMGWTKRLGEIYTTYLSEKSDTKFLSVRFGNVLGSNGSVIPIFKNQIKNGGPVKVTHRDITRYFMTIPEAVLLILQSTLIGEDGDTMILDMGKPVRIADLAEDVIKLAGFTPGKEISITYTGLRPGEKLHEELMTSSEKLENTTHPKISVLKSRHKRRFEISRLADQILAICMEKPDQAYNLMRDSLSESPSTSTGDSSTLHH
- a CDS encoding cytochrome c-type biogenesis protein CcmH, translated to MALLLVALLSTSAWGVTEIPRTAAENEALFQDLCSNMSCLCGCGTTIKTCPHENCGFAIPVRQEVRESVVSGLSREEVIAKLVSLKGEAIMASPSFKGFNIFAWITPFLAILVVGLLIVLVLKTWTKRITSKSSIAIAGGKDVNDPYADKLKEELRNLDT
- a CDS encoding radical SAM protein; the encoded protein is MSFIPYAVSWNLTKSCNLACKHCYIDATVRGTGGDDELSTEETYKILEQIAGVNPGVVLILTGGEPLMRRDIYDICKKASSLGMMVVLGTNGTMITKEAVAKLKASGVSGIGISIDSLKAEVHDAFRGSPGSLAKGMEGLKLARDGGLEIQVQTSVSHENAEEIPLIAEWAHRLGARVFNLFFLVCTGRGETVTDISPEGYEKILKWSADNQGSFEGMMIRPKCAPHFKRILYQADKENPLLNTYIAACRAGTHYCRITPEGKVSPCPYMPDVAGDLKSDDFGKIWGSSEEFVRLRTPEYGGKCGICQYRLMCGGCRARAHATLGDIMAEDQWCVYEPLSEEEAIRNVDTESKFDSSATPTPLSDKWSDEAKEKMGKMPVFARAIVQKTVEKYADEKGINEITVEVMRTAAPAPGPFAKSIEEAKKSEPVTGELEWDDDARERVKNSPDFVRPGILKLMQKRGKERGQKRITSEFLTEIRNESMMLVTRRMKKLGFSELDMKSWDAAKEKFSKVPHKLSVIDRITGALKSREKPNEMILEKFGTYFEDDSEKIGWTKEARERLDKTPFFVRKKAKDFIENYAKEHGYKYITDTAVNEAMEKLPFAKMMKRS
- a CDS encoding universal stress protein, with the translated sequence MYVLLDNSKYSLWSLDFAIELAKESGGTLIGNHAYAAKLHEDRFIQMEPGLPEKYQEPTELQKQRDIHGSLIEKGLELISDSYLDVFQKRCDENGVTCQRKMSEGKNYSELVKDIQGSNYDLVAMGARGLGSVKTTQLGSVCERVTRRIKVDTLIMKNSIKVRGGHIVVGIDGSEESFSAMRTAIQLNKIMGCRISALAVFDPDFHYTVFNSIAKVLSEEAGKVFKFKEQEKLHEEIIDSGLEKIYKDHLDQAVAMAKAEGVEVEAEVLSGKAFDALLDWIEGKEIALLLLGRVGVHCDNGLDIGSNAENLLRNADCNIMLFSSKVKPESKDYEKGERIEWEAGALKMLERVPSFVRNMVKGHIEANARKKGMDKITEEYVVEQRKKMMGR
- a CDS encoding BamA/TamA family outer membrane protein; protein product: MDIGEKNLFGRGQTLNYSIRRSNEGYSHTIGFTDSTVMNTRYNFGLAHNIFQDELQYEAKFEKPFYSISTKKAHGIKYFFKDHSEPRFDFRNYRLEAFYGQSVELRGDDILRAQLILSLGEQVVKRDDRRIVTNRDNKAVAAIDFHLDPFNYEKTTYLEKYREVEDVRIGPLIELKLGKRFETLGSTSPEAAGEISIEKNFKLNRRDFFTSTFISRWFDREFNQEYYELDLKYYWRDFKYQSIVFHLSTARLESDTNSFQIGGTTGLRGFKKDQFEGKEKLIINIEDRIFTYKSFYYGIFEPGFVLFMDLGNTWDKGKGDKFDYLYRSVGAGFRLALLKAPGISLIRVDFGIPLGSDNSPIITVGVDGFF